The Treponema sp. OMZ 790 genome includes the window CTGCCATAAGATTCTTTATTTTTTAATAAACCTTGATTAAGATAATGACCAAAATTTTCAGTTGAAATTCCCCATGAAATTTTCTTATAATTTATCTTTTTTGCTTCAAGTATCATAGAATAATACATAAAACTCATAGGGCTTAATTTTGCAAACTCTTCTTTCGAACATAAGTACTGAGTATGCATAGTTCTTTTTTTTGGAAAATAAAAAACTACAGACCCTGCAATTATATCATTATTTAACATACATTTGAAAAAAGAAATATTATCAATAATGTATTTTTCTTTTAATGTAATAAACTCATTTAACGAATGAACCGGAGCAACTCCATACTTTTGTAAATTTAAAGTTATAAGATTATGTAATATTCTTATCTCATTATCTGATTCTATTTTTTTATATTTTAGATCTTTTTTCAAACAATTATTTATATTTGTTCTTTTCCCTTGAGAAAAATTAGAAAGTACATCTTCATCATACTTTTCTAAATCAATATATGTATTTAGTTCAGAATATTGCTGATATTTTTTATAATATAAAAGATATTCCAAAAGTGCGGGACTTTCAATAGATAAAATATCCGGTGTTATTTTTAAATAAACCGAAGTAAAATTATTTTCCTTTAAATACTGTTCGAAAGTTTCGATTATTTCCAATAAAGCAGCGCCGCAATAGTGTTTTTTGTCTATAATTATGCCGCCATACGTTGAACCTTTATGTGAAAAAAAGCAAGATGAATCTTTAGGATCTTTACAGGCAGGAATTACGGCAGCCAAGTTATTCTTTTGATTAAAAATTAAAAGAGAGCAATCTTCAAATCTGTCTTTAGGATGATAATTTAAAAATTTTCGGCTTTGTAAAAAAGTGCCGTTTAAAGATTTATTTAATACAAAATCATCCCAAAGGTTTTCATAATTATCGTTATACTTTTCAATTCTAAACATTTTCCTGCCTATATTTTAAAAAATCATCATAACTTCGAATGTAATCATCTTCGGTATAATATTCCGAAGCAAGAACAAGGGCAACAGAACCGAATGAAAATTCCATAAGATTTCTCCAAATACCCGGAACAATAAGCAAGCCTTGCGACGGCTTATTTAAAAATAATTCTTTTTTATTTGAGCCGTCACCAAGTTCAACCTTAAAAGATCCCGAAGCAGCAAGAAGAAGTTGAAATAATTCTTTATGAGCATGAGCTCCCCTATCCTGATTTTCAGGAATTCCATAAAGATAGTATATACGTTTAACATCAAATGGTAAGAGAGTTCTATTATCAAGACGAGTAAGATTAGGTACAGTTCCTTTAGTTAAGTTTAAAATTTTGCAATCTTCAATGGAATACGGCATTAAATCTTCCTCACATTAAATTCTTCAGTTGAAGATATAATCAATACCGCTGTATTTTCCGCAAATCGCAATAAGGTGAAATCGGTATTTTTAGCGATGTACATTCCCTTATTTGCATTTTCCAAAAATACGCCGTCTATAAAATCATCACTGCTGCCATTACCGAATAAAAAACTTCCTGAAAGTGCAACAAAAAAGAAATTCGTATTTTTATTATCCGTAAATTCATATTGTTCATCAGTGTCGTATATATTTAGAAGGTTTACACCCTTAATTTCAAATGGAATATGATTTTCACTTTCAAAAAAAGAAAGACAGCCTCTTTCATCTCT containing:
- a CDS encoding GNAT family N-acetyltransferase, with translation MFRIEKYNDNYENLWDDFVLNKSLNGTFLQSRKFLNYHPKDRFEDCSLLIFNQKNNLAAVIPACKDPKDSSCFFSHKGSTYGGIIIDKKHYCGAALLEIIETFEQYLKENNFTSVYLKITPDILSIESPALLEYLLYYKKYQQYSELNTYIDLEKYDEDVLSNFSQGKRTNINNCLKKDLKYKKIESDNEIRILHNLITLNLQKYGVAPVHSLNEFITLKEKYIIDNISFFKCMLNNDIIAGSVVFYFPKKRTMHTQYLCSKEEFAKLSPMSFMYYSMILEAKKINYKKISWGISTENFGHYLNQGLLKNKESYGSTYSLNKTFYKKL
- a CDS encoding FdtA/QdtA family cupin domain-containing protein, yielding MPYSIEDCKILNLTKGTVPNLTRLDNRTLLPFDVKRIYYLYGIPENQDRGAHAHKELFQLLLAASGSFKVELGDGSNKKELFLNKPSQGLLIVPGIWRNLMEFSFGSVALVLASEYYTEDDYIRSYDDFLKYRQENV
- a CDS encoding WxcM-like domain-containing protein, which produces MKDLQNKTIELIQLPKIRDERGCLSFFESENHIPFEIKGVNLLNIYDTDEQYEFTDNKNTNFFFVALSGSFLFGNGSSDDFIDGVFLENANKGMYIAKNTDFTLLRFAENTAVLIISSTEEFNVRKI